From the genome of Vibrio porteresiae DSM 19223, one region includes:
- the rplL gene encoding 50S ribosomal protein L7/L12, whose product MSITNEQILDAVAEMSVMQVVELIEAMEEKFGVSAAAAVVAGGPAAAAVEEQTEFNVILASAGANKVSVIKAVRGATGLGLKEAKALVDGAPAAVKEAVSKEEAEALKKELEEAGATVEVK is encoded by the coding sequence ATGTCTATTACTAACGAGCAAATCCTAGACGCAGTTGCAGAAATGTCTGTAATGCAAGTTGTTGAACTAATCGAAGCAATGGAAGAGAAATTCGGTGTTTCTGCTGCTGCTGCTGTAGTTGCTGGTGGTCCAGCTGCTGCTGCTGTTGAAGAGCAAACTGAATTCAACGTTATCCTAGCTTCTGCTGGTGCGAACAAAGTTTCTGTTATCAAAGCAGTACGTGGCGCAACTGGCCTAGGTCTTAAAGAAGCTAAAGCTCTAGTTGACGGCGCTCCAGCTGCTGTTAAAGAAGCTGTTTCTAAAGAAGAAGCTGAAGCTCTTAAGAAAGAACTAGAAGAAGCTGGTGCGACTGTTGAAGTTAAGTAA
- the rplJ gene encoding 50S ribosomal protein L10, with amino-acid sequence MALNLQDKKAIVAEVNEAASGALSAVVADSRGVQVAAMTTLRKQAREAGVYLKVVRNTLARRAVEGTSYECLQDVFVGPTLIGFSNEHPGAAARLFKDFAKENKAFEIKAAAFEGALADVEVLATLPTYNEAIARLMMCMKEASAGKLVRTIAAVRDQKQEAVA; translated from the coding sequence ATGGCATTAAATCTTCAAGACAAAAAAGCAATTGTTGCTGAAGTCAACGAAGCGGCCAGTGGTGCACTTTCTGCAGTTGTTGCTGACTCTCGTGGCGTTCAAGTTGCTGCAATGACAACTCTACGTAAACAAGCTCGTGAAGCTGGTGTTTACCTAAAAGTTGTTCGCAACACTCTAGCTCGTCGCGCAGTAGAAGGCACGTCTTACGAATGTCTACAAGACGTATTCGTAGGTCCAACTTTGATCGGCTTCTCTAACGAGCACCCAGGTGCTGCAGCGCGTCTTTTCAAAGACTTCGCTAAAGAGAACAAAGCATTTGAGATCAAAGCTGCTGCATTTGAAGGCGCTTTAGCTGACGTAGAAGTACTAGCTACACTACCAACTTACAACGAAGCAATCGCACGTTTGATGATGTGCATGAAAGAAGCTTCTGCTGGCAAATTGGTACGTACTATTGCTGCTGTTCGCGACCAGAAACAAGAAGCTGTTGCTTAA
- the rplA gene encoding 50S ribosomal protein L1 encodes MAKLTKRMRTIREKVDVTKEYDINEAVALLKELATAKFVESVDVAVNLGIDARKSDQNVRGATVLPHGTGRDVRVAVFTQGANAEAAKAAGADLVGMEDLADQVKKGEMNFDVVIASPDAMRVVGQLGTILGPRGLMPNPKVGTVTPNVAEAVKNAKAGQVRYRNDKNGIVHTTIGKVSFDAAQIKENLEALLVALKKAKPSAAKGVYVKKVSISTTMGAGVSVDQATLSAAI; translated from the coding sequence GTACTATCCGCGAAAAAGTGGATGTAACTAAAGAGTACGACATCAACGAAGCTGTTGCTCTTCTTAAAGAACTAGCTACTGCTAAATTCGTTGAATCTGTTGACGTTGCTGTTAACCTAGGTATCGACGCTCGTAAATCTGACCAAAACGTTCGTGGCGCAACTGTGCTACCACACGGTACTGGTCGTGATGTACGTGTTGCTGTATTTACTCAAGGTGCAAACGCTGAAGCTGCTAAAGCTGCAGGCGCTGACCTAGTAGGTATGGAAGATCTAGCTGACCAAGTTAAGAAAGGCGAGATGAACTTCGACGTAGTTATCGCATCTCCAGATGCAATGCGCGTTGTAGGTCAACTTGGTACCATCCTTGGTCCACGTGGTCTTATGCCAAACCCTAAAGTTGGTACTGTAACTCCTAACGTTGCTGAAGCTGTTAAGAACGCTAAAGCTGGTCAGGTTCGTTACCGTAACGACAAGAACGGTATCGTTCATACTACGATTGGTAAAGTGTCTTTCGACGCTGCACAAATCAAAGAAAACCTAGAAGCTCTTCTAGTTGCTCTTAAAAAAGCAAAACCATCAGCAGCAAAAGGTGTTTACGTTAAGAAAGTAAGCATCTCTACCACTATGGGTGCTGGTGTATCAGTAGATCAAGCAACACTATCTGCTGCTATTTAA